Proteins co-encoded in one Candidatus Zixiibacteriota bacterium genomic window:
- a CDS encoding LapA family protein gives MWALKILLILVIIMLLIGFSIYNSGEYVSVNLFGYQYSAVPMIIIAYWSLVIGMFISFLLGITYYLRIQDELREQRKENKRMMEEITALRNIPLEEEKT, from the coding sequence ATGTGGGCTTTGAAAATTCTTTTAATCTTAGTGATAATTATGCTTTTGATCGGCTTTTCCATTTATAACTCCGGGGAATACGTCTCGGTTAACCTTTTCGGGTACCAGTATTCTGCTGTGCCTATGATCATAATCGCTTACTGGTCTTTAGTGATCGGGATGTTCATCTCCTTCCTTCTGGGGATAACTTACTATCTTCGAATTCAGGATGAGCTAAGAGAACAGAGAAAAGAGAATAAAAGGATGATGGAAGAAATCACCGCGCTCAGAAATATTCCGTTGGAGGAAGAAAAAACGTAA